A genome region from Hymenobacter tibetensis includes the following:
- the hscA gene encoding Fe-S protein assembly chaperone HscA, translated as MAKVAINLSTGSIQQEEIIVGIDLGTTNSLVAYIHPDTRQPLAINDQGRGTIVPSVVHFPVGGETPIVGTDAKDYLLTDPQNTIYSVKRLLGKSYKDLGGHASDLGYKVIDDNSEGLVKIRVGEKFYSPIELSAEILKELRARAEHALKTPVNKAVITVPAYFNDSQRQATRDAGRLAGLEVLRIVNEPTAAALAYGIGLSPDEEKTVAVYDLGGGTFDVSILRIQQGIFEVLSTNGDTYLGGDDLDRAIINHWTAQYQLAAALTNNVPLQQELRLLAEAAKKYLSQHDDFGANFDGLVLRLTKPEFNSLIQPLVERTITSCRQALTDANLTPKDLDAVLLVGGSTRVPLVYDAVSTFFQQPANNSLNPDEVVALGAAIQADILGGNRRDVLLLDVTPLTLGIETLGGLMDPIIARNSKIPTKAGRQYTTSVDGQVNLKISVYQGERDLVSENRKLAEFDLRGIPAMPAGLPKVDVNFILNADGILKVEAIELRSGTSQAVEIKPQYGLTDEQVEKMLMDSLTFAREDVTARMVIEARTVAEQMLYQVERFVEKNHQHLTEDEITLTAASTQNLREALETKEKDTILKAVDELEALTSPYAERVMNISIKQAMAGKKIG; from the coding sequence ATGGCTAAAGTTGCAATCAACCTCTCCACCGGAAGTATTCAGCAAGAAGAAATCATAGTTGGTATTGATTTGGGCACCACCAACTCGCTGGTTGCCTACATCCACCCCGACACCCGGCAGCCCTTGGCCATCAACGACCAGGGCCGCGGTACCATCGTCCCTTCGGTGGTGCATTTTCCGGTCGGTGGCGAAACGCCTATTGTGGGCACCGATGCCAAGGACTACCTGCTTACCGACCCGCAGAACACGATTTATTCGGTGAAGCGCCTGCTTGGCAAAAGCTACAAAGACCTGGGCGGCCACGCCTCCGACTTGGGCTACAAGGTGATTGACGACAACTCCGAAGGACTGGTGAAAATCCGGGTGGGTGAGAAGTTCTACTCCCCTATCGAGCTGTCGGCAGAGATTTTGAAGGAGTTGCGGGCCCGTGCCGAGCACGCCCTCAAAACGCCCGTCAACAAAGCCGTTATTACGGTTCCGGCCTACTTCAACGACTCGCAGCGGCAAGCCACCCGCGACGCTGGCCGCTTGGCAGGCTTGGAAGTGTTGCGCATTGTGAATGAGCCTACGGCGGCCGCGCTGGCCTATGGCATTGGGCTTTCGCCCGACGAAGAGAAAACCGTAGCCGTGTATGACCTCGGCGGCGGCACTTTCGACGTGAGTATCCTGCGCATTCAGCAAGGCATTTTCGAAGTGCTAAGCACCAACGGCGACACTTACCTCGGGGGCGACGACCTCGACCGCGCCATCATCAACCACTGGACGGCGCAGTACCAGTTAGCGGCTGCGCTAACCAACAACGTGCCGCTTCAGCAAGAACTGCGGCTGCTTGCGGAAGCCGCCAAGAAGTACCTTAGTCAGCACGACGATTTCGGGGCTAATTTCGACGGGCTGGTGCTGCGCCTCACCAAGCCAGAATTCAACAGCTTGATTCAGCCATTGGTGGAGCGCACCATCACGTCGTGCCGGCAGGCGTTAACCGACGCCAACCTCACTCCGAAAGACCTGGATGCCGTGTTGCTCGTGGGCGGCTCTACGCGCGTGCCGCTGGTGTACGATGCCGTGTCAACGTTCTTCCAGCAGCCGGCCAACAACTCACTAAATCCCGACGAGGTAGTGGCGCTGGGCGCGGCCATTCAGGCCGACATCTTGGGTGGCAACCGCCGCGACGTGCTGTTGCTGGACGTAACGCCGCTCACGCTAGGTATTGAAACGCTCGGTGGCTTAATGGACCCCATTATTGCGCGCAACTCGAAAATACCTACCAAAGCCGGCCGCCAGTACACCACCAGCGTGGACGGGCAAGTGAACCTGAAAATATCGGTGTACCAGGGCGAGCGAGACTTGGTGAGCGAGAACCGCAAGCTAGCGGAGTTCGACTTGCGGGGTATTCCGGCTATGCCCGCCGGCTTGCCGAAGGTGGACGTGAACTTCATTCTAAACGCTGACGGCATTTTGAAGGTGGAAGCCATTGAGCTGCGTTCGGGCACCAGCCAAGCTGTTGAAATCAAGCCCCAATACGGCCTCACCGACGAACAGGTGGAAAAGATGCTCATGGACTCGCTCACCTTTGCTCGTGAAGACGTGACGGCCCGTATGGTAATTGAAGCCCGCACGGTAGCCGAGCAAATGCTGTATCAGGTGGAGCGTTTTGTAGAGAAAAACCATCAGCACCTCACCGAGGACGAAATAACCCTTACGGCTGCCTCCACTCAAAATCTGCGTGAGGCCCTAGAAACCAAGGAAAAAGATACCATCCTGAAAGCAGTAGACGAGTTGGAAGCCCTGACCAGCCCGTACGCCGAGCGCGTAATGAACATCTCCATCAAGCAGGCCATGGCCGGAAAAAAGATTGGCTAA
- a CDS encoding anhydro-N-acetylmuramic acid kinase has product MNPYLVRLLQIAQQPSRRIIGLMSGTSLDGLDVALCRLEGHGADTRLTLEQFATIPYDDDVRHRIRQVFAGTQVSLEYLTLLNPWLGLLHADMVLTCLGAWQLKPADVDLIASHGQTVYHAPHHQHQHPDFPLNATLQLGDGDHVAVRSGIITLSDFRQKHLAAGGEGAPLAAYGDYLLLSSPDEERLLLNLGGIANFTYLPRTGHDASTAFSTDTGPGNTLLDATVRAQRPGLAYDEDGRLAAAGHVHEGLLKALLDHPFFSAPLPKTTGPELFGPEYLRQAQTQSNTSTLNLEDLLATLTELSALGVAQAAKQAFGARPALAVYASGGGAHNPALQAALRRHLPGCHFATTAELGIVPDAKEAILFAVLANEAVAGQPISIGAGRQRVPAVTMGKISLPG; this is encoded by the coding sequence ATGAATCCATACCTCGTCCGCTTACTTCAGATTGCGCAGCAGCCGAGTCGGCGCATTATCGGCCTGATGTCGGGCACTTCGTTGGATGGGCTGGATGTAGCGTTGTGCCGATTGGAAGGGCACGGAGCGGACACGCGCCTCACGCTAGAGCAATTCGCTACTATTCCCTACGACGATGATGTGCGCCACCGCATCCGGCAGGTATTTGCGGGCACCCAAGTTAGTCTGGAATATCTGACGCTACTGAATCCGTGGTTGGGGCTGCTTCATGCCGATATGGTGCTGACATGTTTGGGCGCCTGGCAACTCAAGCCCGCCGACGTGGACCTAATAGCCAGCCACGGCCAGACTGTGTACCATGCCCCCCACCACCAGCACCAACACCCCGATTTCCCTCTAAATGCTACCTTGCAGCTCGGCGACGGAGACCATGTGGCCGTGCGCTCAGGCATTATAACCCTCAGCGACTTTCGGCAGAAGCACCTAGCTGCCGGTGGCGAAGGCGCCCCGTTGGCGGCCTACGGCGACTACCTATTGCTTAGCAGCCCCGACGAAGAACGGCTGCTCCTGAACCTGGGTGGCATTGCCAACTTCACGTACCTGCCCCGTACCGGCCATGATGCCAGCACAGCTTTCAGCACTGACACGGGCCCCGGCAACACGCTGCTGGATGCCACCGTGCGCGCCCAGCGCCCTGGGTTGGCCTATGATGAAGATGGCCGTTTGGCAGCCGCTGGCCACGTGCACGAAGGTCTACTAAAAGCCTTGCTTGATCATCCGTTTTTTTCGGCGCCGCTGCCCAAAACCACCGGCCCAGAGCTCTTCGGGCCGGAGTATCTGCGGCAGGCACAAACGCAAAGCAATACCTCCACCCTAAACCTAGAGGATTTGCTAGCTACTCTCACCGAGCTGAGTGCTCTAGGAGTGGCACAGGCCGCCAAGCAAGCTTTTGGTGCCCGCCCTGCGCTGGCTGTATATGCCAGTGGCGGCGGGGCTCACAACCCTGCTTTGCAGGCAGCCCTGCGGCGGCACCTACCAGGTTGCCATTTCGCTACCACTGCCGAGCTCGGAATTGTGCCCGATGCCAAAGAGGCTATTCTGTTTGCGGTGCTGGCAAATGAAGCGGTGGCAGGCCAGCCCATTTCTATTGGAGCAGGCCGCCAACGGGTGCCAGCCGTGACAATGGGTAAGATTTCCTTGCCTGGGTAA
- a CDS encoding SusC/RagA family TonB-linked outer membrane protein, giving the protein MPVIYLLTGHLRRWGWVALLLLELALPAAGQNTRYTIRGRVVDASSAALPGATIRLLNTVLGASSNVEGNYELVASLAPGTYQLEVSSVGYRPQRRSVTLAAEATVTVPEVGLTEDLVRLNDVVVTGTSVATSKKQLGNTIATVSGDELRTTVPTQIDQALQGKFAGVQITQNSGNPAGGISVRLRGPSTVAGSSDPLYIIDGVIINNDSPQLLDLGGYAQNRLVDISPNDIERIEVIKGAAAAAIYGSRASNGVVQIFTKRGKEGAPQVTVSSQFLTSQIRKTLDYNQYPFRFTNTTNTDLTQVPVQRYDYQKDIFRTAIGTDNYVSVTGGSSTTKYFASGNYFRNQGIIDNTDFNRGGGRLRLQQTLGSKASLSVGANYSLSQSREVPNGGINEAYGALTGFIFSNNFIDPNQRDPITGRYPSTALSITRTNPLEAINRFKFAQRTSRFIGDAQLNLTPFAGFTVDYVLGYDASTQLATGFIPTNSTAPTYTTGLARRADRTALLVNNDLTLGYRRDFTEWLASTTTVGGTLQYEQALSTAIQSINLAPEIETTASGTVVAGETRTERTIRGAFAQQTFGIYNQLFLTGAIRMDEASVYGANVRRQYYPKVSGSYLLSEAGFWKEGPLARFVPQFKLRASYGEAGNLTAIGPYDRLNNLLPVVLGTQPGLSTSAQQGNARLQPERQKEFEIGTDLSLFNDRVGIEFSYYNKEVEDLLLLRDLNFSSGFTNRFDNIGNMRNRGVELLVRGTPVQTASVRWTVTGTFSHNKNRITNIPNGLVTFSNGFGLVAGVEGQPLGTFYGTYSARNPDGSLLLTPAGLPQRELGIQGTFGAPNTPQRRADGQPSGTLLNTVLGDPNPRYTASLINEVSLLDNRLTFRVQFDTQQDFDVFNFTQRVGSRDIFGGLKLYEAELSGNVPKGTSTATYNTFDRWIEDGSFIKLREASISYLIKPKILGMRDLRFSVAGRNLWVITDYSGYDPEVSAAGQSNAVRGFDFVEVPIPRSVSVGFNASF; this is encoded by the coding sequence ATGCCTGTCATCTACTTACTCACTGGGCATCTGCGCCGTTGGGGATGGGTAGCGCTGTTGCTCTTAGAGCTGGCCCTACCAGCCGCTGGTCAGAACACCCGCTACACCATCCGAGGCCGTGTGGTGGATGCTAGTTCGGCAGCGCTACCAGGTGCTACCATCCGGCTTCTCAACACAGTGTTGGGCGCTAGCTCCAACGTGGAGGGCAACTACGAATTGGTAGCCAGCCTAGCCCCCGGAACCTATCAGCTGGAAGTTAGCTCAGTCGGGTACCGGCCGCAGCGCCGCAGCGTGACTCTGGCTGCTGAAGCAACCGTCACCGTCCCGGAGGTAGGGCTAACCGAAGACTTGGTACGCCTCAATGATGTAGTGGTAACTGGTACGTCGGTGGCCACCAGCAAAAAGCAACTGGGCAACACTATTGCCACCGTGAGTGGCGACGAGCTACGCACCACCGTACCAACGCAGATCGACCAAGCCTTGCAGGGCAAGTTTGCCGGGGTTCAAATCACGCAGAACTCTGGCAACCCCGCCGGTGGTATCTCGGTGCGGCTGCGCGGCCCGAGTACCGTAGCCGGTTCTTCCGACCCGCTCTACATCATCGACGGGGTCATCATCAATAATGATTCGCCGCAGCTATTAGACCTGGGCGGCTACGCGCAAAACCGTCTCGTCGATATCAGCCCTAATGACATTGAGCGAATAGAGGTCATTAAAGGTGCCGCCGCCGCGGCTATTTACGGCTCCCGGGCTTCTAATGGCGTGGTACAGATCTTCACAAAGCGCGGCAAGGAGGGTGCCCCTCAGGTAACGGTGTCGTCGCAGTTCCTGACTTCGCAAATCCGAAAAACTCTCGATTACAATCAATACCCGTTTCGCTTCACGAATACCACTAATACTGACCTGACCCAGGTACCAGTACAGCGCTACGACTACCAGAAGGACATTTTCCGAACGGCTATCGGCACTGATAATTACGTGTCGGTAACAGGTGGAAGCAGCACGACCAAGTACTTTGCTTCCGGCAATTACTTCCGCAATCAGGGCATCATCGACAACACTGATTTCAACCGCGGTGGTGGGCGGCTTCGTCTCCAGCAAACGCTCGGTTCAAAAGCCAGCCTGAGTGTAGGCGCCAATTATTCGCTCAGCCAAAGCCGCGAGGTACCCAACGGAGGCATCAATGAAGCTTACGGGGCCCTGACGGGCTTTATTTTCTCCAATAACTTTATTGATCCTAATCAGCGCGACCCCATAACCGGGCGCTACCCGAGTACAGCGCTCAGTATCACACGCACTAATCCGCTGGAAGCTATCAACCGCTTCAAGTTTGCGCAACGCACTTCACGCTTTATTGGTGACGCACAGCTGAACCTTACACCCTTCGCCGGCTTCACTGTAGATTATGTACTCGGCTACGATGCCAGCACGCAGTTAGCCACTGGATTTATTCCGACTAACAGCACGGCACCTACCTATACCACTGGCTTAGCCCGCCGTGCCGACCGGACCGCACTGCTGGTCAACAACGACCTCACGCTTGGCTACCGGCGTGATTTCACAGAATGGTTGGCCAGCACCACCACGGTGGGTGGCACGTTGCAGTATGAACAGGCGCTAAGCACAGCTATTCAATCCATCAACCTGGCTCCAGAAATCGAAACCACTGCCAGCGGCACTGTGGTAGCCGGTGAAACACGTACTGAACGCACCATTCGCGGAGCGTTTGCGCAGCAAACATTTGGGATTTACAATCAGCTTTTTCTCACGGGCGCTATTCGGATGGATGAGGCATCTGTGTATGGGGCCAACGTGCGGAGGCAATACTACCCCAAAGTCAGTGGCTCTTATTTATTATCTGAAGCAGGCTTCTGGAAAGAAGGGCCACTGGCTCGCTTTGTACCACAATTCAAGCTACGTGCCTCCTATGGCGAAGCTGGCAACTTAACTGCTATTGGGCCCTATGACCGACTCAATAACTTGCTGCCGGTGGTGTTAGGTACCCAACCTGGCTTGTCTACATCGGCACAACAGGGAAATGCCCGCTTGCAGCCCGAGCGGCAAAAGGAATTTGAAATTGGCACTGACTTAAGTCTTTTCAACGACCGAGTAGGCATTGAATTTTCTTACTACAACAAAGAGGTAGAGGATTTGCTATTGCTGCGCGACTTGAACTTCAGCAGCGGCTTCACCAATCGGTTCGACAACATTGGGAATATGCGCAACCGTGGAGTGGAACTGCTGGTGCGCGGCACGCCTGTGCAAACAGCATCCGTACGCTGGACAGTTACTGGCACGTTCTCACACAACAAGAACCGTATTACTAATATTCCGAATGGTCTAGTCACGTTCTCCAACGGCTTTGGGTTGGTGGCAGGGGTTGAAGGCCAGCCTTTGGGTACTTTCTACGGCACCTATTCAGCTCGTAACCCTGACGGCTCCCTGTTGCTTACGCCCGCCGGGTTGCCACAACGGGAATTAGGTATTCAAGGCACATTTGGCGCTCCGAACACGCCGCAACGCCGCGCCGACGGCCAGCCTTCGGGCACCTTGCTCAATACAGTACTCGGCGACCCTAACCCCCGGTATACTGCCTCGCTTATCAACGAAGTTAGTTTGCTCGATAACCGCCTCACCTTCCGGGTACAGTTTGATACGCAACAGGATTTCGATGTATTCAACTTCACCCAACGCGTTGGCTCGCGCGACATTTTTGGTGGGCTGAAGCTATACGAGGCAGAGTTAAGCGGAAACGTGCCCAAGGGTACTAGCACTGCTACTTACAACACATTTGACCGCTGGATTGAGGATGGCTCGTTCATCAAATTGCGTGAGGCATCAATAAGCTATCTGATCAAACCCAAGATTCTAGGAATGCGGGATCTGCGCTTTTCGGTAGCTGGCCGTAACCTGTGGGTTATTACCGACTACAGTGGCTACGATCCGGAGGTGAGTGCCGCTGGCCAGAGCAATGCCGTGCGGGGCTTCGACTTTGTGGAAGTACCTATTCCGCGTTCTGTATCAGTGGGCTTCAATGCATCATTCTAA
- a CDS encoding RagB/SusD family nutrient uptake outer membrane protein, translating into MQYSSTWLRRLAAGFLLGTLLTATACDLELANPNAALDERALTTREGLLALSVGLRQLYSTAALEPIILTTGATSREVKGITTFFNITELEQGGSQLSPSNANTSALFARPYRVILAADQLITAAPVVLATDASTRSRVLAHAYLFKAAALAGVSLGFEQAPLTAVPNVEASPNYVGPSFVPRQQLLQEAIRLLDLATQELSANPSSPEFTAVVTRVGFDLPNTVQAYRARFNLMAGNYAAALTAANLVDLTVRSAFTYSAQNPNPIYQFTVQSGANFRPRNNLGLPTSLVEANDGRLAFYLSGPVVIDSNNGTTDNIRSSGGFFSALNSDIPAYLPDEMRLIRAEANLRAATPNLAAALTDINVVRTQATGDPFGVHAGLPAYSGPLTVEALLLEVYKQRCAELYLSGLRLDDSRRFGRPVPPANVTERNRNFYPYPQQERTNNPNTPADPAI; encoded by the coding sequence ATGCAATACTCATCAACCTGGCTACGTCGCCTGGCCGCTGGCTTTCTGCTCGGAACCCTACTGACGGCCACCGCCTGCGACCTAGAGTTAGCCAATCCCAATGCCGCCCTTGATGAACGGGCGTTAACGACGCGCGAAGGTTTGTTGGCGCTGAGTGTAGGCTTACGTCAGCTCTACTCCACTGCGGCTTTGGAGCCGATTATTCTTACCACCGGAGCTACCAGCCGCGAGGTAAAAGGCATTACCACCTTTTTCAATATCACCGAATTGGAGCAAGGCGGCTCACAACTTTCGCCAAGTAATGCGAATACTTCGGCTTTGTTCGCGCGGCCCTACCGGGTTATCCTAGCGGCCGATCAGTTGATTACTGCTGCTCCGGTGGTATTAGCCACCGACGCCAGCACGCGCAGCCGAGTATTGGCCCATGCTTATTTATTTAAAGCAGCGGCACTGGCGGGTGTATCACTAGGCTTCGAGCAAGCGCCGCTTACGGCTGTACCCAACGTGGAGGCTTCTCCGAACTACGTCGGGCCTAGCTTTGTGCCGCGCCAGCAACTACTGCAAGAAGCTATTCGGCTGCTTGATCTAGCTACACAGGAGCTAAGTGCCAATCCTTCCTCGCCTGAATTCACCGCTGTTGTCACTCGGGTTGGCTTCGATTTGCCTAATACAGTACAGGCGTATCGAGCCCGCTTTAATCTGATGGCTGGCAACTATGCAGCGGCTTTGACTGCTGCCAATCTTGTCGACCTAACCGTTCGCTCTGCTTTCACTTATTCAGCGCAAAACCCGAATCCAATCTATCAATTTACAGTGCAGTCGGGTGCCAACTTTCGGCCACGCAACAACCTAGGCTTACCTACTAGTCTCGTAGAAGCTAATGATGGACGGCTAGCCTTTTACTTAAGCGGCCCCGTGGTGATCGATTCCAACAATGGCACTACAGATAACATCCGCAGTTCAGGTGGTTTTTTCTCCGCCCTGAATTCTGATATCCCTGCCTACCTACCCGATGAAATGCGCCTCATCCGGGCTGAAGCCAATTTGCGCGCTGCTACGCCTAATCTTGCCGCCGCGCTCACCGACATCAACGTCGTGCGAACCCAGGCTACTGGCGACCCGTTTGGCGTGCATGCGGGACTGCCTGCCTACTCTGGCCCACTAACAGTGGAAGCGCTGCTGCTGGAAGTGTACAAGCAACGCTGCGCCGAGCTGTACCTAAGCGGCCTGCGCTTGGATGATAGTCGCCGTTTCGGGCGGCCGGTGCCGCCTGCTAATGTTACAGAACGAAACCGCAATTTCTACCCGTATCCGCAGCAAGAGCGTACCAATAACCCCAACACCCCCGCTGATCCGGCTATCTGA
- a CDS encoding CARDB domain-containing protein, with product MPQLYLSLLRRTYPVFGSLLLLLMWALPATAQTYLLPTSGSTSFTTCGGTLYDDGGANGNYSPNVDGTVTLTPATAGNKIRLQFTSFNVESYYDKLYVYDGSSVAAPLIGVYDSQNPGTLYATNAAGTLTIRLTSDNVVHLSGFAADIACVTMIPQADLAIQGASAQPLAIIPGNSLSVNCTIYNLSGTTAQSSSVGYYLSTDATLSSNDVLLGNSFGSTLGVNQSSYRSATLAVPASTPTGGYYLLYAADYLNVVSESNETNNVASISVNVVPPTIDLVVQQANVSTPNTAPGNVLTLSCSIANQGNATAPFSSVGYYLSTNPVLDANDELLTSSFGGQLTPSFNQFRNVSTNVPPGTAPGSYYILFAADYQSVVNESNETNNVAAVAITVSMPSVDLVVQQAQLSQTSVVPGTNISATAFVYNQGNTTANASSTGVYLSADATLSANDQLLTSSMVSQLTTNQGITTYPQLTIPSSTAAGSYYVLFVADHLSAVTETNETNNVRSVVLTVVAPGVDLTLSQQSLSRTSASAGVAFNAFVTIFNQGNSTSSSSNVGYYLSADNVLSATDVLLSASTGGSLFANDYGSRNASLSVPTGTTPGNYFILFVADHTALVNETNENNNVVSLPFVVTAPFNGTVVPYTGTATITTCATTVYDHGGTSDYSDNANGTLTINPGTAGNKVQLVFSLFSVETCCDGLTIYDGPSSSSPIIGTYVGNPGVITATNSTGALTLRFTTDGSVVNSGFQAAVSCVAAGTAVPDLVPSVLNGSQTITAGNSLAVSTQIANQGSAVAFSSTVEYYLSTNSTLDNSDVLLGSSNGGSLSPNQTAFRGSQFTIPTTTPAGSYYILHVADPSNAVSESNEGNNVAFSNLFVLAPAQPDLVVTQAALSNYNVMAGNAITASCILFNQGSAVASQSATGYYLSTNTVFDGNDIFLGNSQAGTLFGGSSQSMGTALVIPGNTPTGTYYVLFIADHVNGIVESNENNNVAFRAFTITIVQGTRDEQLAGMTLSVFPNPAAIDKHFTVQLAGTGNGKTADLTLYDALGRQISRKQLALNSRMTPATFDTHALSPGIYVLRLTGAGLNATRRIVIE from the coding sequence ATGCCCCAACTTTACTTATCTCTTTTACGGCGGACTTATCCGGTGTTCGGGAGCCTATTGCTATTACTGATGTGGGCCCTGCCCGCTACTGCGCAGACGTATTTGCTGCCCACTAGTGGTTCCACATCTTTCACCACGTGCGGTGGAACTCTCTATGATGATGGGGGCGCTAACGGCAACTATTCTCCTAACGTTGACGGTACGGTAACACTTACACCCGCTACGGCAGGTAACAAGATTAGATTACAGTTCACGTCTTTCAACGTAGAGTCATATTACGACAAGCTCTATGTATACGACGGATCCAGCGTAGCTGCTCCGCTCATTGGCGTTTACGATTCACAGAATCCGGGTACACTGTACGCTACTAATGCTGCCGGTACTCTCACCATTCGTCTAACCAGCGACAATGTGGTGCACCTTAGCGGATTCGCGGCTGACATTGCGTGCGTAACTATGATTCCTCAAGCCGACTTGGCCATTCAAGGTGCTTCGGCGCAGCCGTTGGCTATCATCCCTGGTAACTCTCTATCAGTCAACTGTACGATATACAATCTATCGGGCACTACGGCACAGAGTAGCAGTGTGGGGTACTACTTATCAACAGATGCTACACTAAGCTCCAACGATGTACTGCTGGGTAACTCATTTGGCAGCACTCTTGGCGTGAACCAGTCGTCGTATCGGTCGGCCACGCTGGCTGTCCCAGCTTCTACACCTACGGGTGGCTACTACCTGCTGTACGCTGCCGACTATTTGAACGTAGTGAGTGAAAGCAACGAAACCAACAACGTTGCCAGCATCTCGGTGAACGTGGTACCACCTACTATTGATTTGGTGGTGCAGCAAGCCAACGTGTCAACACCGAATACAGCTCCCGGTAACGTGCTTACTCTCTCGTGCTCAATTGCCAATCAGGGCAACGCAACGGCGCCTTTCAGCAGTGTGGGGTACTATCTTTCCACGAATCCGGTACTTGACGCCAACGATGAGTTGCTAACTTCTTCTTTTGGTGGTCAGCTGACCCCTAGCTTCAATCAATTCCGGAACGTTTCAACCAACGTTCCACCTGGTACTGCCCCCGGCAGCTACTACATCTTATTTGCGGCTGATTACCAAAGCGTGGTAAACGAGAGCAACGAGACAAATAACGTGGCAGCGGTGGCCATCACCGTATCGATGCCCAGCGTGGATCTGGTGGTGCAACAGGCTCAACTCAGCCAAACTTCGGTGGTGCCAGGGACCAATATCAGTGCCACAGCGTTTGTTTATAATCAGGGAAACACCACAGCAAATGCTAGTAGCACGGGAGTGTACTTGTCTGCCGATGCTACCTTGAGCGCCAACGACCAGCTGCTGACATCCAGCATGGTGTCCCAGCTAACGACCAACCAAGGGATTACCACTTACCCACAGCTCACAATTCCAAGCAGTACCGCGGCGGGTAGCTATTATGTGCTCTTTGTTGCTGACCATCTGAGCGCGGTAACAGAAACCAATGAAACCAACAACGTTCGTAGCGTGGTGCTTACCGTTGTGGCGCCGGGCGTTGACCTAACTCTCTCGCAGCAGAGCCTTTCACGTACCTCTGCCAGCGCTGGCGTTGCGTTCAATGCCTTTGTTACGATTTTTAACCAAGGCAACTCTACATCCTCAAGTAGCAACGTAGGGTATTACCTTTCCGCAGATAATGTGTTGAGTGCCACCGACGTGCTGTTAAGCGCTTCCACAGGAGGCTCGTTGTTTGCTAACGACTACGGTAGCCGTAATGCTAGCCTTAGTGTTCCAACTGGCACCACGCCTGGTAATTACTTCATCCTGTTCGTGGCCGACCACACGGCGCTTGTCAATGAAACCAACGAGAACAACAACGTGGTATCATTGCCCTTCGTCGTAACGGCACCTTTCAACGGCACTGTAGTTCCTTACACGGGCACAGCCACTATCACCACTTGCGCCACTACTGTATATGACCATGGTGGCACCTCCGATTATTCGGATAACGCAAACGGTACGCTCACCATCAACCCAGGTACAGCCGGTAATAAGGTTCAACTTGTGTTCAGCCTCTTCTCGGTGGAAACCTGCTGCGACGGACTTACGATCTACGATGGTCCGAGCAGCTCGTCGCCAATAATTGGTACCTACGTGGGCAACCCTGGTGTTATCACCGCTACGAACAGCACGGGAGCCCTTACGCTACGATTCACGACAGATGGTAGCGTGGTAAACAGTGGTTTCCAAGCAGCTGTTTCTTGCGTGGCCGCCGGCACTGCAGTGCCTGATTTGGTGCCATCTGTGTTGAATGGCAGTCAAACCATCACAGCTGGCAACTCACTCGCCGTGAGCACCCAAATTGCAAACCAAGGTAGTGCAGTTGCTTTCAGCAGCACAGTGGAGTATTATTTATCAACGAACAGCACGCTCGACAACTCTGATGTACTACTAGGTAGCAGCAATGGTGGTAGCTTGTCGCCCAACCAAACGGCGTTCCGAGGTAGCCAATTTACAATTCCAACTACCACGCCAGCAGGCAGCTACTACATCTTGCACGTAGCCGATCCAAGCAACGCTGTTAGTGAGAGCAACGAAGGCAACAACGTGGCATTCAGCAACCTGTTTGTGTTAGCACCAGCGCAGCCTGACTTAGTTGTTACGCAGGCCGCCTTGTCGAACTATAATGTGATGGCTGGTAATGCTATTACGGCTAGCTGTATATTGTTCAACCAAGGCAGTGCTGTTGCCTCGCAGAGTGCCACGGGTTACTATCTGTCAACTAATACCGTCTTTGATGGCAACGACATTTTCCTAGGAAATTCACAGGCTGGTACGCTGTTCGGTGGTAGTTCGCAGTCAATGGGCACGGCGCTCGTTATTCCTGGTAACACGCCAACCGGCACTTATTACGTGCTGTTCATCGCCGACCACGTGAACGGCATTGTCGAGAGCAACGAAAACAACAACGTTGCCTTCCGCGCCTTCACGATTACGATTGTACAAGGCACACGAGACGAGCAGTTGGCGGGCATGACGTTGAGCGTTTTCCCTAATCCGGCAGCCATAGACAAGCATTTCACGGTGCAGCTGGCAGGTACCGGCAACGGCAAAACTGCTGATTTGACGCTCTATGATGCCTTGGGACGGCAAATAAGCCGGAAGCAGCTAGCGCTCAACAGCCGTATGACCCCGGCTACGTTCGATACGCATGCTTTAAGCCCGGGCATATACGTTCTACGCTTAACTGGCGCAGGTCTCAACGCTACTCGGCGCATTGTAATTGAATAA